From Mercenaria mercenaria strain notata chromosome 17, MADL_Memer_1, whole genome shotgun sequence, the proteins below share one genomic window:
- the LOC123537545 gene encoding fibrinogen-like protein 1, with protein sequence MRRSRITIIVAAILLSCTTLTCGQEQQKKSICQTLQYRALSLQQQNEHQCMILEKLHDDFDQEKSMLRSQYQDLYTMISKFQTSMYRNVAALKAPSRDSLKSIPNLHDIPLVRDCSELHLHGITLSGIYPVRLPNRKIVNVWCDMQGGGWMTIQKRIDGSVNFTRKWDNYAFGFGNVNSEYWLGNENLYWLSHYKNYSIRFELWDWEGNHAYALYDYFRVENEQMGYQLRIQGYSGTAGDAMFPYHNDMKFSTIDRDNDEWHSSCAKKDQSGWWFKACGYASLNGIYIENGIGGISPDGVVKGILWSKWKKKYGYSMKKTEIKIKPRAQVQIDKASNRQEGSSTESTVTENDSRESGEMTTGGIENKSDVTDSDVTEKDVVTTSATPDTTTDYYPDEYDYDYY encoded by the exons ATGAGACGTTCAAGAATAACTATCATTGTTGCAGCGATTTTACTTTCCTGTACAACTTTGACATGTGGCCAGGAACAGCAGAAGAAAAGCATTTGTCAGACGTTGCAATATAGGGCACTGAGTTTACAACAGCAGAATGAGCACCAGTGTATGATTCTAGAAAAACTTCATGATGATTTTGACCAGGAAAAGAGCATGCTTAGATCTCAGTATCAAGATTTATACAC TATGATCAGTAAATTTCAGACGAGTATGTACAGAAATGTTGCTGCTTTAAAGGCACCTAGTAGGGACAGCCTTAAGTCTATACCAAACCTCCATGATATTCCATTAGTAAGAG ACTGCAGTGAGCTTCATTTGCACGGTATTACTCTGAGTGGAATCTACCCAGTCCGCCTCCCTAACAGGAAAATCGTGAATGTATGGTGTGACATGCAAGGTGGGGGTTGGATGACCATTCAGAAACGAATAGACGGCTCGGTGAACTTTACCAGAAAATGGGACAATTATGCATTTGGATTTGGCAACGTAAACTCAGAATACTGGTtaggaaatgaaaatttatacTGGCTATCGCATTACAAGAACTACAGTATAAGGTTTGAACTTTGGGACTGGGAAGGCAATCATGCGTACGCATTGTATGATTATTTCCGGGTTGAAAATGAACAGATGGGCTATCAGCTAAGAATTCAGGGATATTCAGGAACAGCGGGAGATGCAATGTTTCCTTATCACAATGACATGAAGTTCAGTACAATTGACAGAGACAATGATGAATGGCATTCAAGTTGTGCCAAAAAAGACCAGTCAGGTTGGTGGTTTAAAGCTTGCGGGTATGCCTCACTTAATGGCATCTACATTGAAAATGGGATCGGTGGTATATCCCCAGATGGTGTCGTTAAAGGAATTCTTTGGtctaagtggaaaaaaaagtACGGTTATTCGATGAAAAAGacagaaataaagataaaacctCGAGCGCAAGTGCAAATCGATAAAGCCAGTAATAGACAAGAAGGTTCTAGTACCGAAAGTACAGTGACTGAAAATGACAGTCGAGAAAGTGGAGAAATGACAACTGGTGGGATAGAGAACAAAAGTGATGTAACTGATAGTGATGTAACTGAAAAAGATGTAGTAACTACATCTGCAACACCTGATACAACAACAGACTATTATCCAGATGAATACGATTATGACTATTATTAG